The segment AAACTTTGAAAGTTGAGGTATAATGCTAATGCATAAGTTAAAAGGAGGCACGTAAAAAAATGAGAAAAAGAATAAGTGCAATAATAATGACTTTATTTATGGTGTTTATGTCATGTAATAATGGAGGGCCAGAGCTTAAAAGTGACGAAGTAGCTAAGCCTGATGGAACAGTGCTTGATTTGGCAAAAATAAGTAAAAAGATAAAAGATGCTAGTGATTTTGCAGCAAGTGTTAAAGAAGTTCATACTTTAGTTAAGTCTATTGACGAGCTTGCTAAAGCTATTGGAAAGAAAATTAAAAATGATAATAGTAACTTTGAGGATGAGAATGACCATAATGGATCGTTAATTGCAGGGGTATTTCAAGTAATATTGACTGTAAAAGCTAAATTAACATCATTAG is part of the Borrelia hermsii DAH genome and harbors:
- a CDS encoding Vsp/OspC family lipoprotein, which produces MRKRISAIIMTLFMVFMSCNNGGPELKSDEVAKPDGTVLDLAKISKKIKDASDFAASVKEVHTLVKSIDELAKAIGKKIKNDNSNFEDENDHNGSLIAGVFQVILTVKAKLTSLEQIIGISDELKTKVGMVKKESEAFVTQVKSKHTDLAKEGVTDAHAKSAILVTDGTKDKGAAELIKLNTAIDELLKAANDAVEAAIKELTAPVKAEKPSQNN